A genomic stretch from Helianthus annuus cultivar XRQ/B chromosome 1, HanXRQr2.0-SUNRISE, whole genome shotgun sequence includes:
- the LOC110907860 gene encoding uncharacterized protein LOC110907860 → MRLLSKKQIAQYNGFLEMIKKLYVDIPFLEALAKMSRFAKFLKGLLLNKKKIKDLSIVTLSEECFAMISNKLPTKMPDPENFTIPFEIESFEFRSALADLGASINVMSFSVFKKLNLGEATPTYMNVQFEDRLVKFPRGISENVLVRE, encoded by the coding sequence ATGAGACTTTTGAGCAAAAAGCAAATTGCTCAATACAATGGGTTTTTAGAGATGATCAAAAAGCTTTATGTAGACATTCCTTTCCTTGAGGCTTTGGCTAAAATGTCTAGATTTGCCAAGTTTCTCAAAGGACTCCTGCTCAATAAGAAGAAAATTAAGGATCTTTCGATAGTTACATTGAGCGAGGAATGTTTTGCGATGATCTCAAACAAACTTCCCACTAAGATGCCTGATCCAGAAAATTTCACTATTCCTTTTGAGATTGAGAGTTTTGAGTTTAGAAGTGCCTTAGCCGACCTAGGAGCTAGTATTAATGTGATGTCTTTTTCTGTGTTTAAGAAGCTTAACCTAGGAGAGGCTACCCCTACCTACATGAATGTTCAATTCGAGGATCGTTTGGTGAAGTTTCCTAGGGGTATAAGTGAGAACGTGCTGGTGAGAGAGTAG